tcattcAAAGAGGGAGTGGGGAGCCAGTGTCAAAGTTCGCGGTGGAAGgtgagagccatctctgacagactctgtgtgggggtaggagcaggtaaccaagacgacgaccttctAGGAGAAATTTATTTGGGCACCAATGCAGATAATCgagaatgaagaatttagcaaggagctcgtccttgagcgtttgagcacacgcgtagagcattgattccatccaCGATCGACTCCAGCTTTTAACAGTCAGTCTGTGTTCCACAGCTTTACCCACCGCATCAATCATGTTGGGCACTTGGCATGGGCGTTcaataactgaccccactcttaatttcccgatacaccagggcaacacctaatccaatcagcagaaacccagcgatcaaagttccaaatatgAACACGTactcaacatcttccagggagagaggcgcaagacacaaactacgccaCGTCTGCCCTGAGCCAAACACATATCCAGATGAGAATGGTCCGTCCAGACATGTGGCTTCTCCCACACCATGACTCCATGTGGAAAAAATTGTGCCAATTGCGTTGAGAGAGcacctgatcaaatccattttctttgtCAAAATTTGAAGAACAACGTCAGGAAACTAAGACGAGACAAAGAAGCTAAGCTAGCTGAAGAGGGaagggagtgcaggagcagagagaAAGTGCGACCGCCTCTCATGAAAGccggaagaagaaaaaaaggctaggctaggctaggctaggctaggctcGTCTCACAATCGTCTCTCCTGCTTTGCAGGAGAACATTCTGCCAGGTATCGAAAACATTTGGTGGCGTTACTCCAGTACTCTCATGTACTGGTGTCTACTCTTGCTGTGTCAGGCATGGTGGCCAGGGCAAGGCACCGTTTGTGCCCCTTCTTACCATGTTTACCCTTAGGCATCCTGGGTGGTCGGTTCTTCTGTAATGTTTGTGAGGCAAAATCAGGAAGCTGAGGAAAGAGCAGGCTTCTGCTGTCTAGACTTCCTAGCGGGCCGccaaatggaggatgggttcccttttgagtctggGTCCTCCAAAGTTTTCGTCCTCATCCCTGCCTAGAgagtttttccttgtcactgtCACCCCTGACTTGCatattagggatctggacccatgcaattttaaagctgctttatgacaacatgtgttgtaaaaagcgctatataaataaatttgactttgacttttagTGAAAACAAAATCACCGAACAGGCACGAGGATCAACAAGAACTGACAAGGATGCAGTCGACATGCACACTTAtatacacaaaataaaacaagacaTGAGAGGAGCACATCACAATAATgagacaagaaacaggtgctatgaataacacagacaaacacacataacaagacacacatgaaaacgaccaaacacagacatatacacacgtAAAAGGGAGAGGTCAGGGACTGTACCATGACACCATATCGATCGGTAGCACAACTCGACAGAATATCCTCCGGTTTTCACTTGAATCTTAAGAACGGCTAATGATTaggaatgtttatgtatttttagcAATCTGAATGttcattttaaaacaaaattcATTACCTGTCATTCATGGACACACACTTATATCTATAGAGCTTATCTCTATAAGTTTAAAAGTTTTATAGATGAATCTAAACGAATCTTAGGGCTATCAACAAAGCTAAGCCacctaaataaaaaaaaaaaaaaacacatgtaaCTCACTTCTAATCGTATCCCAACCAAAACCATTAACTCTCTGCAATATGTCCAAACCTCAGCTGTTAGAATACTCTCCAACTCCAAAAGAACTGCTAGTATCACCCCAATTGTATTTCAGTAACAATGACTGTCCCACTTCACATGCAATATAGCTTCCTCCTGGTAACCTACAATTCTTTCTATAGTCTACCACCGGCATTGTGTTGGTAGAAAAACAACAGAAACAAGTGGATTGAAACTGGAAAGATCTTCAGAATAATGACAAATATGTCATGTTGTGCCAAAATAAGAATGCAAAAACAAGTGACCTTTGAGGCAAACTGCACTTTAATACTCTGTGACGCATAAAACAGTTGTCTTTGGTTGCAAACTATTAAAAATATGTTTTCTGCATTAGCCATACACTGGAGTTACAATGagtctgtcatcctgtcaccCAGTTACATTATCCACACTGGGGAATGAGTTAGTAAGGGCATGGAGtcctgagataaaaaaaaaaatagtgtCTCTTTAGGCAGCTAGGGCAGAGCCCCAATGTGGGCTCCAGAAAAGTGGGACCTGGAGGATATATTGTCAAAATAGCCACCAGTTCGGTGGCCAGCTGTCTTTTTACTTATTTGATTGAGAAAAATCCTAGCATGTACACTAAAGCAAAACTGGATTCCTACACATCATATGCATATACTATGGTCTCTGGTCATTACCAAAATATTGGATCTCACAAAAGAATTTtgaattttgtttattttaatgatacCCCATTGATAAAGGTTTGAGTGAGATTAGTGTATTTATTATAAGTATATATCTGTTATCTAAATATCTAAGTAAATTTCTCAGTATTTTAGAAATATCAGTTAAAGTTCCATAGGATCATCCTTATGCCTTTTATTCTTTCGATCATTCTCTTATGCCACTCCCATATCTCCCTCCTCCTTTCACATTTGCTCCATCTTCTGTTTCTCTCATTGTTTCTTTCACTCTGTGCCTCTCagccctcattctctctctgtctctctctctctctcagtctaatgaatgtattttttgtaattCGGTATCCCCTCAGCAACTGTCATCAGTAACTGCAGCCTCCCACTGTCAAAGTCGACCATGCAAACGTGTCTGCCCAGGTAATGTACTCAAACTGAAGCTTGACTTGCTGCTTGCCCTAAACTTGCTGCATGTTTCCCCATACTATTGCTTTGTATACAGCATAACAAACAGTGGTCATGATGTAATGTTTGCTCTTATGACTAGTTACCTCTTTAGCAGTGATTTAAGGGAGTGAACCTTTTTTTAATTAGAAATGCCTTTTGATTAATGTTCATTGCAAATTAATGAATTGTTTTTCTACACCAACTGGAAAATATTTTGCTGGTAAATAGATTTACCACATTCACTTGTCACATGAAGAGTTGAAATTGTGATTTCTCTGTTATTCACTCTCTCCCTTAACAACCTTCTCATTGTCATGAGCAAAGATAAATAGGTTACTGTGTTTGTAAGGCAGTGTGTAGTAGCTAAATGATCTGATACAGTGATTAGCCAGAATGCTTACTTAGCTTTTCCTGCTTCTCTGGCCTCTATGTAACCACACAGGGCAGGATGTCATTTAGAGGTTGTTAATCACGTGGTCCTGTAAGTGCTTTCAGGAGGGAAATCCTATACTCAGGGAAGTATTAATCAATATTTGCAACATGATCTAATCATTGCAGTTGGACTGCAGAGACACTTCTGGCATATGGAATGTTTGATTATATATGTTAAACACGTCACATTGTATGATAGTAATGgattttaaaaattaaaaacaggaaaacatttcagtaatgcATCATCGTAAAATTGGATTCTTCATGGTTTGCCATTGCTTTGGCTTTTATGCACAGCCAGTTTGCACAACAAGGACACTTCAGTCTCATTTTTAAATTGTTGTATTTTTGGGATTTTTCGTTTTCCTCCTTTGCATTTGTTGTCTGCTACTGATGTATTTTGATCCTGTGTGGCAAACATAAAGATATGGTTTCGTATGGTCACATGATTCAGTACACTGCTGCTAATCTTGTGTAACCTCTAGGTCCTATCTGAAACCAGTGAGGGATGAAGAGGCAGAATCTCAAAGGAAAGCAAAGTCACGACAGGCCAGGCAGAGAAGGAGACTAACACAGGTATTGGGGTAAAACACTTAAGTCATTTAATACTGTATTAGTCCAGACAGTGGCCCTCTTCTAATTCAGAAAAATGATATGCATTCTTGCATGAACTCACTACCATATGATGATTCACAAACATAAACCTTTAAGATTGCCATTACGTACAAGTCATGACAGTGTAATGTAATGATGAATAAATTGAATTAATGAATCTTTCCTGAATATAGGTAAATGACATTATTAATTGCAAGATAAAATCTACACTAGTCAGCTAAAATATCCGTTATGCTTACCAACTCTATTGTCCTTTCCATAGTTAAACGCATTTAGAACAAACTTCCAAATATCTGTGTTGATTCCAGGGAGTGACTCTCTCAGAGCTGAAGGAGGCTAAGAGAGTCATTGACCCGTCTCAGCTGgagaaacagacacagacaggtgGACTAAGGAGTTCGACTGAAGGCCAGTGTGGCCAGAGAACTTTCTCACAGGAGACGACGGAACTCCTCTGCAGTCATACCGTGCTTCAGCAGACTGAACACCTTCAGACACGCAGTCATAGGACGTTTGATGAGGTAGGCTTAATTCGAGTATTAGGAACATATTTTTTGTGCACTCTTGGTAGCAGCATCAAAGTTTGTTCAGTTCAGCATGatgtagaaaaaaaatcaatttaagattatttacatttttgtttaatTAAATGGTGAGAAGACCACATGGGCTTACAGATACTAATACCTTTATTAATCCCCTTAATGAAACTCCTCTATGCATTTAACCAATCCTGAGTGAATACACACAACCTACTGTAGATGCTTTGACATCTATAATCAGGTCATGTCCACAGTAGCCTACAAATAAGAAGGTTTGCATTATCTCTACAGTAGCTTACAAATTAAACAGATATAGGTTAGTTCTGTATTTGTACATGAACAGTCCGTATACAGTAGTCATGCTAATGAATTGCACAAAGCTTTGGCAAGTTTATCTGTAGCATTAAAACTAAAAGGGTGATCACAGTTCTGAGGGTACAATGAGACATTGCGTTCCACATATATCGCTGCCACAGCCTGAGTGAATGTTGTACCCGAACCCCACATTCTGTACCTTTAAATACAGGAAGCTAACCAAAAGCTTTAAAAATGAGTAAAATCTTGGGGCCAGACCATTTATATGTCGGCAAGTGaatctttttttaattaatatGAAATTTACCAGGAAGCTAGTGCAGAGCTTAGTATGGTTAAAAACTTCTAGTCCTAGAAACTATAGCTCTGTTTGGTAAGATTATATAAAAGGAAATGACAGTTTTAGTAATATTACATATTTGAGTGTCGTGATTGAGTCAACAGTTTTGGGTGTTTCTAAAGTCATCAAAACCAATTAGACCATTTGCTTATTGATGCTCTATCATCTTAATGGCACCTTGGTCTCATCAAAATTCAGAAATGTTCATGATGTGCATTTTGGAAATAAATGCACTTAATGTTACTTAATTATAGTAATGTCACAGGCATAATTGTCTAAGCTAACCAGGCAACTAGCAAATGCATTTGCAGAATAAAATGATACTTTCAATCTTACACTGCTGTCAACTGCAGTCCTATTGACATCTTTAAGAATCTGATCTATGAATATATTGAATCTGCTTTTAAAGTcaattttatattatttatattgcATTTTTTTACAGCATATGTTGTCACAGTAAATTTGGGTTCAAATCCCTAATTAGCAAGCCAGGGGTAAcgatggcaaggaaaaactccctaggcagggattaggaagaaatgCTGGGAGAACCAAGGGAATCCATCCTTCATTGAGTGGCCCAGGTAGTAGCCTGcctatttaattttatttctaGATTGAGTAGTCCGCTGGTGGCATTGACGCATACATGGCATTTGGTGTGTCTGCTGGTGGCTGTTGCTTTAAGGCATTGcctttgtagaaacatgtaaGCAGGATAGAAAATGCAGGTTTAATATGCATTGAATTGAACATTCTTGTACACGTGTGTACTAGTGCCAGTGATTAGcgtgtggctccagcaggcttatctatagcagcataactaaaggggcCTTGAGACATTGCTTCCCACCCAAATCATCATCACAAACTAGTTTAAGAGGCAACGTATTGCAAACACTTCTGATTGTATTTTTATCAAGCTTCTATTGCAGTTTGACTTTTATTGGTGACACTGTTGAAACGCCGTGAACATATCAAAATAATGAAATACCATAACTTAAACCAAAATAGATGGTTTAATAGATGggagtgccctctctgggtcTGGAATGATGGGAGTGCCCTCACTGGGTCTTGAGGCGCTCCAGGCaggtccaactgggaggaggccCCAGGGAAGACCCATGACACTCTGGAGAGATTACatctctcggctgtcctgggGACGCCTCAGTATTCTCCCAAAGGAGCTAGAAAAGGTGGCTGGGGAAAGGGAAATCTGGGcttctttgcttaggctactgtcACCACGACCGGATCAGCGGATGACaggggatggatggatggtttaatagatggCTGTAGATTCCTCAGAGCCACTGGACACGTTGGGATGATGGGTCTGGATGCTCTTAACCAGCTTCATAAAGCAGCCACCTAGAAGACATTCTCTTGGATGCTGATCACTTGTAGGATGAGGGCCTAAatgtagtggtgggactttaacgcgttaatttcgattaattaattacaggaaaattaacgcactaaaaaaattaacgcattttaacgcatttaacggacgagacacttttgcaccgtggaatgtttctcagtgcacgagttccagacatacagattatatggacgcacaataagatcatgatggatatgactgaagaggctacgctggtggatgggaaatttaaatataaacttccagatggaagtaggctacaaacaaaaatagtattatttacactttatgtaggaaggagttcgcttatcacaggagcacttccacccttcgttaccacctcaacgcaaaacatgttgcggctaaagctgggcgtacgctgtacgatattttaaatcgtgtactcagctccagctcaaactgtacgactaaatcgcagggagagtcggctcgtggagctgcttcaacagtgcgatactctcacgaggagcgatttgaatttcaaacatgtttgatattcttgcgacgctgcgatttctgatcgggagttgtgaatcgctcctcgtatacctgtgtaaactatacgacgcacgacacgcgattgagccgaaacgagtgaaaaatcggctgaaaatgggccaaaaatcgcacagtgtacgcccagcttaacgcgcaggtcagtaatgataagttaagctgggcgtacactgtgcgatattttaaatcgtgtactcagctccagctcaaactgtacgactaaatcgcagggagagtcggctcgtggagctgcttcaacagtgcgatactctcacgaggagcgatttgaatttcaaacatgtttgatattcttgcgacgctgcgatttctgatcgggagttgtgaatcgctcctcgtatacctgtgtaaactatacgatgcacgacacgcgattgagccgaaacgagtgaaaaatcggctgaaaatgggccaaaaatcgcacagtgtacgcccagctttagctgctaaatgtattcctagtacgatagggtgaccaaacgtccgtaattcacatcctgtgaggaaatgtcctggtttttaaattaccttcattggaccattaagactggattaaactttcgcgagtggccatagcgcgcgact
This sequence is a window from Brachyhypopomus gauderio isolate BG-103 chromosome 21, BGAUD_0.2, whole genome shotgun sequence. Protein-coding genes within it:
- the LOC143485279 gene encoding uncharacterized protein LOC143485279, translating into MQTCLPRSYLKPVRDEEAESQRKAKSRQARQRRRLTQGVTLSELKEAKRVIDPSQLEKQTQTGGLRSSTEGQCGQRTFSQETTELLCSHTVLQQTEHLQTRSHRTFDEEDNWRKTVEDKNDRSTYSVISLSASGACGFTPCLMNCTSPSGIKWKDENENTVYASSRVKIQDHQWISDDSFVGMGAESSTA